CGTGATGGGCCTTTCCCATCCCTCTCATCAGCCGCGCTGACGACTCTTGCGCGGCCAACAAAGTCTGCCGTTGGAAACTGATCTGCTCCTGCTCAAGCCGATCTCGTCGAGCATCTAACCGCGCCTCGCGTTCGCGTCGTGTTTGGCGCGAACTCTGTTGCCAATCCGCCAGCCATTTCGCGGCAAATCCGGCGGCGAACGAGAATATTGGCAGCAGCTGCTGATCAATTGAGACAACCACGGTTTTGACTCTTCCTTGTTGTTGACAATTTCACGAACAAGCGTAGTATACTGGGCAATATTGTTTAAGAATACTCTGTAACTTACGGCAAAGGCTGGGGCGCTATAATGGATGATCATCATCGTATACTGCTGTTGTTCGATATTGTGGACGAGATGTCGCGACGGATTTTTCCTGGCGATGAACTTTGCTCAGCACCCTCAGGCAAGGCGCCTTCTGAGGCCCCAAGTGAACTGCCCACGGGAGCCAATTTCGTATTCTGGCGAAAGGCGGAGACCTGAGAGTGTCAGAGCGCCGACAATGAGGTATCAATGTCGGTAGAGGAGCCTCGATGAGCGAAGATCAAGAAACCGACGAAGAGCGCAGAGTTCGCGTACTGTTGGAGCAGAGCTCCCGCGACGAATGGTCTGATCAAGAGGAACGCATCGCCGAGCGTGAATCTGATCAGAATGTCTCTCAGGCTATGAGAATTGTTTCGCGGGCGAGGCTCAAAGTGTCGAGCCATCCCGGCGGTAGAAGCCTCCAGTTGCTGGACGTCGACACCGCGCACCGAAAACAATTCACATACGTCCTGAGGCCGAGGCCTCACGATGACCGCCCCCTAATATTTCGGTTTGATAGTCCGGAAGGAGTGACCGCCGCCTGCGGGGTTACGGGATTTGAGGCGATGAATTTGGGGCCTCCAGCCAGCTTGACGTCCGACGCGGCGCTCTCAGCGTTTCGCCAATTCCTTGAGCTTCACCTCAAGCAGGGCTTTCGGTCGCGCTAAGCAGCGCCCCTGGCTCCACCCCCAAAACCGCCGCCAGTTTTCCCAACATCCCCACGGTCGCTGAAGTCTCGGCACGTTCGATCATGCCGATGTAGCGCATCGCGATCCCAGCCTCGAAGGCCAGTTGTTCCTGGGTAAGGCCGCGCTCTGTGCGTAGGCGGCGCACGTTGGCGCCAACGATTTTCTCCCACGGACCCATGCCTTGACGGGCCAGTCCGCAAGCGGCACCGTCTAGGCAGTATACTGCCTATTGGCACGGAGGCGGCGATGGCAAACAGTTCCCCTAGCTTCGGTAGCGGCATCGCGGCCTTTGTTGCTCTGGCTGGGTTTGCATTCGTAGGCAGTAAGATCGACGGCTTGGTGCGCCCGGAAAAAGTCAAAGCTGAAGCTGCCGCCGAGATCGCCACAAGAGCTACGAAGAAGGCCGAGGAGGCCCAAGCGACGCTCAATGACAGCGCCCGCGCCAAGGCTGAAGGCCTAGAGCGTCGACGGAAGGCCGAAAGCTTGGCGACGCTTGAGAAGGCCCGCGCAGAGTTCTTGACGGCCCAGACCGAAGCCAACAATCACTACCCGGCCACTGACGCGGATATCCCCGAGTACGAGTCATACTGGTTCCCGCGTGAGCGGGCCGCGAGGACAAGATACGAAAACGCCTACTTCGCTGCCCACGGGCGAACTGCCAAGGAGGCTGAAGCGGAGGCCATCGCCCAGGCGGCCTGGCCCTATACGGCGGGCTACGAAGGTCCGCGCTGAGGGGAAACAGGATAGCGCCATGGCGCGCGTTTCAGGCCTCAAGCCTCTTCCTCCGCTTCCAGAGCCTAGGCCACCTGAAAGCCAGGGGGTGAGCGAACGCCTCGACCTCCAACGTCAGATTTAGTGCAGCAACGCCGCATCCGCTGAGGTGGGGTTTCGCATTGATTCTCGACGCCGACCCCGGCACACCTGCGAGCAGGGCCAAGCTACCGTCGAAATCCATAACCAGGGCTCGCACTCGGCTGAATGCCGCCACGGCCCTTTCGGTGGGAAGGTCGACTAGTCGAAGCTCCTGCATGTTAAGCAGTACTGCTTGGAAGCTGCCACTGGTGCGCGTGATCTTACAGAAATGGCTAGTGAAGCTGCCTCGATCCTGCATCGTTTGGAAGAAGTCGGTGGCGTCCTTCGCGACAGACTCCGCGAGCCTCAACGTGCTGCGTGCGGCTTCCCATCGGCGGTGAGTGTCGATGAGGTAGGACGCGACGGCGATGCCAAGTGCGACGACTGCCGCACCGGCAGTCGCGACCGCCGAGAACGCCTCCCAAAAGTTGCTTGGCTCAGCTTGCGGTGTCATTCCGAAGGCTAACACGGCTTGGCAGCTTCCGACCTTGGCCATTGAGGCGGCACCAAAGTTTGGCATTTTCGCGCATGGTGTTCGACCGCGTTAGAATCCGCAAACCCCAGAACACGCCAAGCGGGGACTTACGGTTCACAGTCGCCATCTTGGCAATTGAAACGACCACACGTTACCGCGTCCATGCCAAGATTTTGGCCGCGTGTAGTGTAATCGCCGGGCTTTGGGCGGATTTCTGCACACATCTCGGTTCGGTATTGTTCGTTGTCAAACGCGTCTGTGTAGTCAAGTCGAGCGCGAAAGTACAAATATCGCTTGCCGAGCTTGAGACTGTTCATCAGTTTTCCGGAAACGGTACAAGAACCTATTTGAGCGTCTGCCCTCGGGCCAATGATGTTTCTGATGGCCCCTCTTGGAAGCCCCCGAACGGTCTTCATCTCCAACATCGGCCTATCGGTGTGAAAGCACTCGGTATTATTGAAAAGATTCTTTGTCTGAGTGCTTCCGCTGTTGAGCCAAACCGGTGTGAGCGTGAATTCCAAGTCCCCGCCATCGGGAGAGGGAACTTCTAGGAATTCTAGTCGCTTAATGCTCACGTTCGGGCGAGCATTCAGCATCATCGTCGTCCGATTGTTGTTATTCGCTTCATCAAGGGCTCGGGCCTGATCACGGCCAGCGGTGGCCTGTTTCTCTAACGCGCCAGTCTGGGTTCTCATCTCGGCGATCTGGGCCTTCATCGCGTCGGCTTGCGCTTGCGCAGCTTCCGCGACATCTGCGACCCGCTCGATGGCATCCGCAGTGTCTTTGGAAGAGCCAGCGCTATTGATTTGGGTAAGGACGGTGGAGATGACGACAACGATCACCCCGACAATCGCTGTGCCTATCGTCGTGTAGTCGACCCAGTCCCGCTTTGGTTTGGGCGCATCAGGGTCACGCGAGCGCCTATGAAACGGCGAGTACGCCACTAGTCCTCACCCATTCTCAGCCTAGGCCCAATGGCTTCCATGCATTGGAGGAGGCAGACGGCTGTGAAGGCGCCACGGCTGATCTTGTTGGCGATGTTGGCCGAGCTCTCTGTGATCCCCATGGCGTCAAGGCGGACGGCTAGCTGGGCATAGCCGACCTGGCGTCGCTTAAGTTTGCCCTTGAGCAATCCCTTCGCCCGTTCCTCCCACTCCTTTCCCAGGCCCATATCTCCTAGCGCGATGAACATCATCATCCGGTCGCTCTCGCTGGCGAACGTCTTCCGAATGTCAGAGGACGAAGCATTCGCGGCGCTGTAGGCCATCCGGTTCTCTGAGGACGAAGGTGAAGCGAGATAGAGAGGCATCATACAATAAGATTCGCTCTCTCAGCTTGGCGCGGAACAACCCGTACGGCCTGTGACGAACAACCTCCTGGCAGGTGCGGTGACAGCAGAATCCGCCCTCAGCCGGTATTTCCAGGGCGGCTAGTTCGCAATGAATTTCGGGCGCGCCACCAGCGCAGCCCTTGCCTCGGCGTTCAACTCGGCTCGTCCCCACGTCTTGTACTCGCCGTCCATCTCACCGTTGATCGTCAGGCCGTCCGTGCGCATCACCGTGAGGCAAGCGCCAACGCGCTTGCGCAAGATGACGTACGTCGCCTCATCGGCCCTTAAGCCCCGATCCGCGATCCACGCTTCGGTGATCGTACGCGACGTGTGGAACCCGTCGTTGTCGCGGAGGAAGGCGATGACGAAGCGCTTGAGGTGGTTTTTCCGCGCCCGGTGCTTGGTCACGTAGCGCTGGATGGCCTCAGGCGCGTTCGCGGGATTGAACAACGGGATCACCGCGTCGAGGTGGTCGATGTCGCAAGTCACCTTTCGGGCCTCAGCCTCTAGGTGGTTGCGCAGCTTGATGAGATCGTCGCGCTTGGCGATCAGGCCTGCGACTGTGTTGGGGCGCTCTACGGACATGGGGGTCGATGTGGGCAGGTTGATCTTGGCGCTGGTTGCCGCGCTGAGCGTGGTGGGGTGCGTCGATCCTGAGCGGCTGGAGATTGCCGACGTGAACGCGCGCAACGCCCTGGCGAAGGTCGAGGACCTGTCCAGCCAGATCGAGGTGCTGGACGCGCGGGTCGCGGAGCTTGAGGAGAAGCTGGGTGAGTAAGCATCCCTCAAAAATACCCCCGGACCCCCAAAAAGGGCAGCTTCAGCGTGGGTGTGTTTGCTCCATAAGGCCGGAGAACTCCGGAAGCTCGTCCAGGAACAGCACCCCGTTGTGGGCCAGGGAGACCTCGCCAGGCTTCACCCGCAGACCGCCGCCGGTGAGCGCCGCCATGCTGGCGGAATGGTGCGGGGTGCGGAACGGCCGTGTCCGGGTCAGCGCCCCCTTGGCGATCAGTCCGGCCACCGAGTGGACCATGGACGTCTCCAGCAGCTCGGTGGGCGACAGCGGCGGCAGAAGGCCGGGCAGGCGCGCGGCCATCATCGACTTGCCCGAGCCCGGCGGGCCGGTGAACAGCAGGTTGTGGCCGCCGGCCGCGGCGATCTCCAGGGCCCGCTTGGCGTTCTCCTGGCCCTTCACCTCGCGCAGGTCGGGGACCCGCTCGCCGTCCAGCATGGGGCCGGGCCGGGGCGCCGAGAGGATCTGGGTCCCGCGGAAGTGGTTGACGATGCCGATGAGCGAGGGCGCGGCCAGCACGCGGGTGTCGCCGGCCCAGGCGGCCTCCGGGCCCGAGGCCTCGGGACAGATCAGGCCCAGGCCCATGGCCCCGGCGGCCACGGCGGCGGGCAAGGCCCCGGCCACCGCCACGATCCGTCCGTCCAGCGAGAGCTCGCCCATGGCCGCCCAGTCGGCGAGCGCGTCGGGCGGCAGGATGCCCATGGCCCCCATGACCGCGAGCGCGATAGGCAGGTCGTAGTGGGCGCCTTCCTTGGGAAGGTCAGCCGGCGCCAGGTTGGCGATGATCCGCCGCGAGGGCATGGCCAGGCCCAGGCCCGCGAAGGCGGCGCGAACCCGCTCGCGGCTTTCGGCGACCGCCTTGTCGCCCAGTCCGACCAGCATGAATTTCGGCTCGCCGCCGGTGAGCTGGACCTCGACGTCCACGCGCCGCGCCTCGACGCCCTGGAACGCCACCGTGACCACCCGCGACGCCATGCAGACCCCCGCCCGTCCCACTAGAAATCAAGAACTGATGCTCGCCGAAGCTCGTCTTTACTTTCGGCAATCACGCGCTTGAAAGAGTTCAACTTTATCCACAAGCCCAGCACGCCGCGCGGCTCGGATCAAGAACAAAAATAGAACCTAAGGGGAAAGTGAGCGGTTTCCGCGACTTGGTCGGGTGTCTTGAAGCCCAAGCTAAGCCTTGGCGCGGAGGGCTTCAATCCGTTTCCACATGACCTCGGTCGCGTCGATCCCGCTGAAGCGTTTCAGGGCCTGGGCGCCGGTCGGAGAGGTGACGTTGATCTCGGTCATGTAGTCGCCGATCACGTCGATGCCGACGAACATCAGGCCGCGTCGCTTCAGCTCGGGACCGATGATGGCGCACAGTTCCAGGTCGCGGGCCGACAGCTCCACGGCCTCGGCGACGCCGCCGACGGCGAGGTTGGAGCGGATCTGGCCGGCCTTTGGCACCCTGTTGATGCCGCCGACCGCCTCGCCGTCCACCAGCAGGATGCGCTTGTCGCCCTTGGACACGGCGGGCAGGAACTTCTGGGCGATCACCGGCTCGCGGCCTATGGCCCGGTGCAGGTCCAGCATCGCGTCGAGATTGGGGTCGTCCGCCAGCAGCCGCGCCACCCCCGAGCCGCCCAGGCCGTAGAGCGGCTTCAGCACGATGTCCCCGTGCCGGTCGCGGAAGTCGTAGATCGCCTCGATGTCGGAGGTGATCAGGGTCGGGGGCTGGACGCCGGGGAAGTCGGTGACGAACAGCTTCTCGGGCGCGTTGCGCACCTCGGCGGGGTTGTTCACCACCAGGGTCTGGGGATGCACCTTGTCCAGGAAATGGGTCGAGGTGATGTAGGCCATGTCGAACGGCGGGTCCTGGCGCAGCAGGATGACGTCGAACTCGGCCAGTTCGCGCACCTCCCAGGGTCCGAACCTGGCATGGGCGCCCTTGACGCGCTCGACGGTCACCGAACGGCCGCGGGTGAAGACCTTGCCATCCTCCATGGCCAGCCGGTCCGGAGTGTAGACGAACAGCTCGTGGCCCCGCGCCTGGGCGTTCTCCAGCATGAGGAAGGTCGTGTCGCCCTCGATATTGACGGCCTCGAGGGGGTCCATCTGGACGGCGACCTTCAACGACATCGGCTCGGTTCCTTACGGCGAAGGCGTCTGAGATAGGCGGGGCGGGGCCCGAGCGCCAGCGAGGATCGCTGAGGGCGCTGTCAGTTCAGCCGCAGGCGCACCCGTTCGCGCTGGGCGCGGGCGGCCAGCGCCGCGCCGCCGTCCAGGGTCCCGGCGTGGGTCAGGGCCTCCATCGCGCCGGCCAGCGCGCCCTGGCCCTCGCGGGCGGCGGCGACGTCCAGCCAGGGGCGGTGGTCGGCGGGATCGAGCAGGGCGCGGCGCAGGGCGGCGCGCTCGGCGCGGGGGAAGTCGCGGGCGTTGCTGGCGCGGGCGAAGATGTTGTTCTGCAGACGGATCAGCACATCGCGGTCGCTGGCCGGCGCCATCAGCCGGTCCAGCCGGTCGGCCACGTTGGGGGTCAGGCCGGCGTGCAGGGCCCGGCGGGTGAGCTCGGAGGGCAGCACCACCCGGCCCTCGCTGAACGGGTCCATGGCCAGCGGTCCCTCGGCGGTCTCGATGCGCAGCAGGAAGTGGCCGGGGAAATCGACTCCCTGGACGGTCAGGCCGCACTTGCGCGCCACATGCAGGTAGAACACCCCCAGCGCCACGGGCAGGCCCTTGCGCCGGGTGGCCACGGCCACGACGTCGGCGTTGTCGGGATGCTCGTAGGTGAACAGGTCGCCGCCCAGGCGCAGGTCGCCGGCCATGGCCTCGGCCAGGGCCTCTTCCGGGCTCTCGAGGGCCAGGCGCTCGGTCAGGCGCTCGACCCCGAAGCGGGCCAGGTCGCGGGCGGCGTCCGGATCGCGCTCGGGATCCTCGTGCACGGCGCAGGCGATGGCGGCCTCCAGCAGCGGGAAGTCGCCGTCGCCGGCGCGGCCGGCTTCCTTCAGCAGGGTTTCAGCGTCTTCTCGGGTCATCAGTTCCTGGCGACTCAGGCGCCGTTCCAAGCGTCCCGACTATGAATCGGAAGCTTGCCGGGCGCGAGCGCGATCAGATCGAGGCGAACCGCGAGTTTTTGCAAGCTGGGCCGTCGGGCTGCGAGCATTTGCCCCGCCCGGCGCAGGCGATCGCGCTGGGTTTGGGTGACGGCTTCCAGAGCGGACTCAAGGGTCGTGCGCTGCTTGACCTCGACCACCGCCAGCACCTGGCCGCGTTGGGCCAGCAGGTCGATCTCCCCCTGGGGCGTGCGCAGGCGGAAGCCCAGGATGCGGTAGCCCTTGGCCATCAGCCAGATCGCCGCCCAGACCTCGGCCCGGCGGCCGGCCAGCCGCGCCGCGGTCCCGCGCGCCTGGCGGACGGGGTTCACTCCCCGTCTCCCGCCTTGAGCGCCATGGCACGGCGGTAGAGGTCCCGGCGCGGCAGGCCCAGCGCCTTGGCCACCTCGGCGGCGGCCTCGGCGGGGCGCAGGCGAGCAAGCGCGTCGAGCAGGGCGGTGTCGGCGTCGGCGGCGGTGGCGGCCTCGACCCGGCCCGGCCCGACCATCAGGACGAACTCGCCCTTGGGCGCGACCATCTTGGGATCGGCGGCCAGGTCGTCCAGCGACCCACGGGTCACGGTCTCGTAGAGCTTGGTCAGTTCGCGGGCGACGACGGCCTCGCGCGGCCCGAACACCGCGGCCATGTCGGCCAGGCTGGCGGCCACCCGCGAGCCGCCCTCGAAGAACACCAGGGTGGCGCGGATTCCGGCCAGTTCCTCGAAGAAGGTGCGCCGCGCGGCGCTCTTGGGCGGTGGGAAGCCCGCGAACAGGAAGCGGTCGGTGGGCAATCCGGCCACGGACAGCCCCGCCAGCAGGGCCGAGGCGCCGGGGATCGGATAGACGGCCGAGCCTTGGGCGATCGCCTCGCGCACCAGCAGGAAGCCGGGATCGGAGACCAGAGGCGTGCCGGCGTCCGACACCAGGGCCACCCGGCCGCCATCGGCGAGGACGGCGAGCGCCTTGGGACCGGCCCGCTCGGCGGCGTGCTCGTCATAGCGCTCGAGCTTCTTGGAGAGGCCGAAGGCGTGGAGCAGCTTGCCCGCCACCCGGGTGTCCTCGGCCAGGACCAGGTCGGCGGCGGCGAGCACGTCGAGGGCCCGAAGGGTGATGTCGCGCAGGTTGCCGATGGGCGTGGCCACCACATAGAGGCCGGGCGCGAGCGGCGCGTCAGAGAGCTGCGGCGGTGGGGGATGGCGCGACATGGGCAAGGCTTCGCCGCTCAGGCCGCGGAAGGCAAGCCCGATCAGGGGGCCGGCGGCGGTCCGGTATGGGCCTGGGTCCAGTCCAGGATCTCCTGCTGCCAGGCCATCCAGTTCTGGGGCTTGAGCACCCAGTGGTTCTCGTCCGGCACGTGGACGAAGCGGCTCTCGATTCCCTTGCGCTGCAGGGCCGAGAACGTAGCCAGGCCCTGCTCCACCGGCACGCGGAAGTCGCGCGAGCCGTGCAGGACCAGCATCGGCTTCTTCCAGTCGGCCACGTAGGCGTTGGGGGTGAAGGCGGCGTAGACCTCCGGCCGCTCCCAGGCGGGGCCGCCGAACTCGCTGACGAAATTGGCCGTGTCCATGGCGTTCATCATCTGGGCCACGTCGAACACGCCGGCGTGGTTCACCAGGCAGCGCCAGGGCCCGTTCCAGCGTCCGGCGATCAGGTTGACCATGTAACCGCCGTAGGACGCGCCGACCGCGCAGGCCCGGTCACCGTCCATCCAGGGATTGGCCGCCAGGGCCGCGGTCCAGCCCTTCTGCAGGTCTTCCAGCGGCCGGTCGCCCCAATGGTTGGTGATCGAATCGGTGAAGGCCTGGCCGAATCCAGGGGAGCCGTGGAAGTTGACCATCACCACGCCATAGCCGGCGGCGGCATAGACCTGCGGGTTCCAGCGGTAGCTCCAGCCGTCGGTCCAGGGCGACTTGGGGCCGCCGTGGATGAGGTAGACTACGGGGTATCGCCGCCCCTCCACATAGCCCGCCGGCTTGAACACCCAGCCCTGCACCGGCTCGCCGTTCCAGCCCGGGAAGGTGAATACCTCGGCCTTCGGCAGGTCCAGACCGGTCAGGGCTGCGGCGTTGTGATCGGTCAGGGCGCGGCCGCCTTCGACGATCTGGGTCGGGCCCTGGAAGCTCTCGTGCGTTAGGACCAGCCGCCCCCGCGCCTCGTCGAAGCCGGCGACGGTTCCGGTTCCGCTGACCGCGGCGACGGCTCCCGATCGGACCTCGATGCGGAACAGCTTCTGCTGCCCGTTCTCCGCTGCGGTGGCGTAGAGCGCCCTGCCGTCCGAGCTCCACCTGAGGCTGCCCGGGCCGCGATCCCAGTCTCCGGCGATGGTGCGGGGATTGGACCCGTCGGCGTCGGCCACCACGATCGCCGGCTGGTCGCCGCCGACGTTCTCGCGACGCCCCGCCAGCCAGGCCAGGCGCCGGCCGTCGGGAGAGATGGCCGGGGCGTAGTCAGGCGCGCGGTTGGCCTGGGTGAGGTTTGCCGGCGCGCCGCCGGCGAGGGCCACGCGGAACAGGTCGGCGTTGTCGGTGAAGGCCTCGGCCGCGCCCTGGTTCTGGGCCTGGAAGACCACGTGGCTACCGCTGATGACGAAGGCGTCGTCGCCGCCCAGCGGCCGCGACGGGATGTCGCCGTCGAAGCCGGGCGTGAGGTCGCGCGGCGCGCCCTGCGCCAGGCCCGAGCCGTTGAGGGGCTGGACGAACAGGTGGCTGCGCCGCCCGTCGTTCCACGTGTCCCACGGCCGCAGGGGCAGGCGGTCATAGGCGCGGACCGTCGACTTGCTGTCGGCCTGGGCCTTCAGGCGGTCGCGGGTGCAGGCGAGGTCGGAACAGTCCAGGAAGACCGCCGCAGCCAGGACTAGGTCGCGGCCGTCGGCCGAGATGCGGAAATGGGTGACGTCCACAGGGAGGCTGGTCACCTGCGCCGCCGCCTGGCCGTCGCGGTCGGCGCGCCAGACCTGGTTGGAGCCGCCCCGGCTCGACAGGAAGTAGATGGATCCATCCGGCGCCCAGCGGCCCGAGCTCGCCCCGCCATCGGAGACGGCAAGCCGGCGGCGCGACCCGTCGGGCTCGATCACCCAGAGGGCCGTGGCGCCGCGGTTGCCGGCCCAGTCGGTGGCGCGGACATTGTAGAGGACGCGCCGGGCGTCCGGCGACAGGCGGGGGTCCGAGACCCGGTCCATAAGGGCGAGTTGGGTCAGGCCCAGTCCGCCGGCGGCGCTTGGCTTGGCCGCCGGGGCCGCGGCCGGAGCCTGGGCCGACGCCGCGCCGCCCGACAGGACGAGCGCCGCCGCCATCGCCAGAGCCCAGTTCGCCATGTCGTCCCCCTTCGAGTTTCCGCGCAACCTAGGCTCGTCGCGGCGTCGAAGCCAAGTCGCAGGGTCAGCTCGCCAGCCGGCCGGTGAGGTGGTCCAGCAGCAGGCGGCCAGCGGCTGTGGCCCGCAGGCGAAGGCTATCGTCCGCGATCAGGCCGGCGGCGACCAGGGAGGCCACCTCGGGGTGATCGGGCGAGAGTCCCAGGGCCGCCACCTCGGCGAAGGCCACGCCCGGCCCGATCCGCAGGCCCGACAGCAGCCGCTCCTCGGCGGTCTGACGCGGATCGAGGGTCTCGCGGGTGGCGAAGCCGGTCCCGGCCGCGGCGACGGCGGCGATGTAGTCGGCGGGCCTGGCCTGGGCGCAGGTGGCGACGCGTCGGCCCTGCAGCGTCAGGCGCCCATGGGCCCCAGGACCCACGCCCACATAGTCTGCGCCGGTCCAGTAGACTAGGTTGTGGCGCGAGCGGGCGGCGGACCCGCGCGCATGGTTGGAGACCTCATAGGCCTCGAAGCCCGCGGCTTCCAGGACCTGCTGGGTGGTCTCGAACAGATCCGCGGCGGTGTCCTCGCCCGGCGGGACCAGGGTCCCGCGCCGCACCGCCCGGTCGAAGGCGGTGCCGGTTTCGATGGTCAGCTGGTAGGGCGAGATGTGCTCCGCGCCCAGCTTGATCGCCGCCTGGAGCTCCTCGGCCCAGGCGAGCGGGGTCTGGCCGGGGCGGGCGTAGATCAGGTCCAGGGACAGCCGTGGGAAGGTCCTGGCGGCGACCTCGGCCGCGCGCAGCGCCTGGGCCGCATCGTGGTTGCGGCCAAGCAGCTTGAGCGCGTCGTCGTGCAGAGACTGCAGGCCGAGCGACAGCCGGTCCACACCCGCGGCCGCGAAGCCCGCGAACCGGTCGGCCTCGGCGTCGGTGGGATTGGCCTCGAGGGTGACCTCGATGTCGTCGGCGGGCGTCCAGAGCCGCTTGGCGAGCGCCACGATCTCACCTGCCCAGTCCGGGTCCATCAGCGAGGGCGTGCCGCCGCCCAGGAAGACCGAGACCAGTTCACGCGGGCCGGTCAGCTCGCGCTGGGCGGCGAGGTCGGCGCAGATCGCCTGGACCAGCCGCGCCTGCTCCTCGTCGCGGCCTCGCGCGCGGACGACGTTGAAGTCGCAATAGGGGCAGATGCGGGCGCAATAGGGCCAGTGGACATAAACGCCCAGCGGCGGGGCGGGGCTCAAGTCAGGGCGGCCTTGAGCTTGGCGAAGGCCCGCGCCCGATGGCTGTCGGCGTCCTTCACCTCGGGGTCGAGCTCGCCATAGGTGACGTCATGGCCGAGCGCCTGGAAGATCGGATCATAGCCGTGGCCCCGGTCGCCGCGGCCGGGG
This genomic stretch from Phenylobacterium sp. LH3H17 harbors:
- a CDS encoding S9 family peptidase, producing the protein MANWALAMAAALVLSGGAASAQAPAAAPAAKPSAAGGLGLTQLALMDRVSDPRLSPDARRVLYNVRATDWAGNRGATALWVIEPDGSRRRLAVSDGGASSGRWAPDGSIYFLSSRGGSNQVWRADRDGQAAAQVTSLPVDVTHFRISADGRDLVLAAAVFLDCSDLACTRDRLKAQADSKSTVRAYDRLPLRPWDTWNDGRRSHLFVQPLNGSGLAQGAPRDLTPGFDGDIPSRPLGGDDAFVISGSHVVFQAQNQGAAEAFTDNADLFRVALAGGAPANLTQANRAPDYAPAISPDGRRLAWLAGRRENVGGDQPAIVVADADGSNPRTIAGDWDRGPGSLRWSSDGRALYATAAENGQQKLFRIEVRSGAVAAVSGTGTVAGFDEARGRLVLTHESFQGPTQIVEGGRALTDHNAAALTGLDLPKAEVFTFPGWNGEPVQGWVFKPAGYVEGRRYPVVYLIHGGPKSPWTDGWSYRWNPQVYAAAGYGVVMVNFHGSPGFGQAFTDSITNHWGDRPLEDLQKGWTAALAANPWMDGDRACAVGASYGGYMVNLIAGRWNGPWRCLVNHAGVFDVAQMMNAMDTANFVSEFGGPAWERPEVYAAFTPNAYVADWKKPMLVLHGSRDFRVPVEQGLATFSALQRKGIESRFVHVPDENHWVLKPQNWMAWQQEILDWTQAHTGPPPAP
- a CDS encoding SirB1 family protein, encoding MTREDAETLLKEAGRAGDGDFPLLEAAIACAVHEDPERDPDAARDLARFGVERLTERLALESPEEALAEAMAGDLRLGGDLFTYEHPDNADVVAVATRRKGLPVALGVFYLHVARKCGLTVQGVDFPGHFLLRIETAEGPLAMDPFSEGRVVLPSELTRRALHAGLTPNVADRLDRLMAPASDRDVLIRLQNNIFARASNARDFPRAERAALRRALLDPADHRPWLDVAAAREGQGALAGAMEALTHAGTLDGGAALAARAQRERVRLRLN
- a CDS encoding DUF6471 domain-containing protein, encoding MAYSAANASSSDIRKTFASESDRMMMFIALGDMGLGKEWEERAKGLLKGKLKRRQVGYAQLAVRLDAMGITESSANIANKISRGAFTAVCLLQCMEAIGPRLRMGED
- the hemW gene encoding radical SAM family heme chaperone HemW produces the protein MSPAPPLGVYVHWPYCARICPYCDFNVVRARGRDEEQARLVQAICADLAAQRELTGPRELVSVFLGGGTPSLMDPDWAGEIVALAKRLWTPADDIEVTLEANPTDAEADRFAGFAAAGVDRLSLGLQSLHDDALKLLGRNHDAAQALRAAEVAARTFPRLSLDLIYARPGQTPLAWAEELQAAIKLGAEHISPYQLTIETGTAFDRAVRRGTLVPPGEDTAADLFETTQQVLEAAGFEAYEVSNHARGSAARSRHNLVYWTGADYVGVGPGAHGRLTLQGRRVATCAQARPADYIAAVAAAGTGFATRETLDPRQTAEERLLSGLRIGPGVAFAEVAALGLSPDHPEVASLVAAGLIADDSLRLRATAAGRLLLDHLTGRLAS
- the rsmI gene encoding 16S rRNA (cytidine(1402)-2'-O)-methyltransferase; amino-acid sequence: MSRHPPPPQLSDAPLAPGLYVVATPIGNLRDITLRALDVLAAADLVLAEDTRVAGKLLHAFGLSKKLERYDEHAAERAGPKALAVLADGGRVALVSDAGTPLVSDPGFLLVREAIAQGSAVYPIPGASALLAGLSVAGLPTDRFLFAGFPPPKSAARRTFFEELAGIRATLVFFEGGSRVAASLADMAAVFGPREAVVARELTKLYETVTRGSLDDLAADPKMVAPKGEFVLMVGPGRVEAATAADADTALLDALARLRPAEAAAEVAKALGLPRRDLYRRAMALKAGDGE
- a CDS encoding helix-turn-helix domain-containing protein; the protein is MGPWEKIVGANVRRLRTERGLTQEQLAFEAGIAMRYIGMIERAETSATVGMLGKLAAVLGVEPGALLSATESPA
- the gshB gene encoding glutathione synthase yields the protein MSLKVAVQMDPLEAVNIEGDTTFLMLENAQARGHELFVYTPDRLAMEDGKVFTRGRSVTVERVKGAHARFGPWEVRELAEFDVILLRQDPPFDMAYITSTHFLDKVHPQTLVVNNPAEVRNAPEKLFVTDFPGVQPPTLITSDIEAIYDFRDRHGDIVLKPLYGLGGSGVARLLADDPNLDAMLDLHRAIGREPVIAQKFLPAVSKGDKRILLVDGEAVGGINRVPKAGQIRSNLAVGGVAEAVELSARDLELCAIIGPELKRRGLMFVGIDVIGDYMTEINVTSPTGAQALKRFSGIDATEVMWKRIEALRAKA
- a CDS encoding YraN family protein, translating into MNPVRQARGTAARLAGRRAEVWAAIWLMAKGYRILGFRLRTPQGEIDLLAQRGQVLAVVEVKQRTTLESALEAVTQTQRDRLRRAGQMLAARRPSLQKLAVRLDLIALAPGKLPIHSRDAWNGA